In a genomic window of Helianthus annuus cultivar XRQ/B chromosome 10, HanXRQr2.0-SUNRISE, whole genome shotgun sequence:
- the LOC110885569 gene encoding protein ALTERED PHOSPHATE STARVATION RESPONSE 1: MGCVATKLEEEEEVVSICRERKQLLKLAVEKRYSLAEAHFRYCQSVYGVSAAIKLFVARHSSSSSPFLITLPPPSPPKENKLVSNPLFLQQKNTCQKSKDDSNACGASCCSCSSSSSSEEEDEERESKFKSEREQEQEEGGCGYYYMDMGSSMPPPEVEFGWDFFDPFVTMRPEVMRGYNRYSDDDLRVVREEEGIPELEEEVEEVKNKVVSSEEEEKKKEEESCESETTVGCANVSQGEAQKGLTVIDTPERGRELLETLKDIEDYFIRIYHSGKGVSKMLESNRIQLQSGLEEIKENSTKLIQAIASRSTSYRSTTCKSLVASNSKTPCAWTEFNNDLFDDGGGMNAGSHSLTLGRLYAWEKKLYEEVKAGDHTRKLYERKCSQLRNQDVKGNEGGTIDKTRAAVKDLYSRILVAIRSAESISERIEKLRDEELQPQIIELLHGMMNMWKVMLESHEIQNKIMSEVKLFTCPTYGKFSNNTHRLATLQLEAEFQNWRTCFRDYLTAQKQYVGALYSWLSKFIVPEVEFYSKSRNTSQPFQTTNGPPLLMICQDWFNFMDKLPDRSVYVAMRSFSKDLHSLWIQQGKEQDQKRKVDSLSKELDRKILAFQKTENRVFETKLPSLELCELEVDQKADYLKQRKEYLDELRAKVELERGKHQSCMQETQRITLNGFQTGFCRVFEASIEFSKGSLKMYSDLVGIRENPEKVDNSSYIQEDGSSR; the protein is encoded by the exons ATGGGGTGTGTTGCTACAAAgttggaagaagaagaagaagtggtGAGCATTTGTAGAGAAAGAAAACAGTTGTTGAAGTTAGCTGTGGAAAAAAGGTACAGTCTTGCAGAGGCTCATTTTAGATATTGTCAATCAGTTTATGGTGTTTCAGCTGCTATAAAACTGTTTGTTGCTAGGcactcttcatcttcttcaccttttctcatcaCTCTTCCACCACCCTCCCCCCCTAAAGAAAACAAGCTTGTCTCAAACCCTTTGTTTCTCCAACAAAAAAACACTTGTCAAAAGAGTAAAGATGATTCCAATGCATGTGGTGCTTCTTGTTGTTCTTgctcatcttcttcttcttcagaagaagaagatgaagagagagaaAGTAAGTTCAAGAGTGAGAGAGAACAAGAACAAGAAGAGGGTGGTTGTGGGTATTATTATATGGATATGGGTTCAAGTATGCCACCACCAGAGGTGGAGTTCGGGTGGGATTTTTTTGACCCATTTGTGACAATGAGGCCGGAGGTTATGAGAGGGTATAACCGTTATTCCGATGATGATTTGAGGGTAGTTAGGGAAGAAGAAGGGATACCAGAGCTTGAAGAGGAAGTGGAAGAAGTGAAAAACAAGGTGGTGAGTagtgaagaagaagagaagaagaaagaggaGGAAAGTTGTGAGAGTGAAACAACAGTGGGTTGTGCTAATGTGAGCCAGGGGGAGGCTCAAAAGGGTTTAACAGTCATAGATACACCTGAAAGAGGGAGAGAGTTGTTGGAAACATTGAAAGATATTGAAGACTATTTTATTAGGATTTATCATTCTGGGAAAGGTGTATCCAAGATGTTGGAATCTAACAGGATCCAGTTACAATCAGGCTTGGAAGAAATTAAAg AAAATTCAACTAAGCTAATTCAAGCAATCGCGTCACGGTCAACATCTTACCGTTCAACAACATGTAAGAGTCTTGTCGCATCAAACTCTAAAACGCCTTGCGCATGGACGGAATTCAATAATGATCTCTTTGATGATGGAGGGGGGATGAACGCAGGAAGCCATTCGTTAACGTTAGGAAGACTCTATGCTTGGGAAAAGAAGTTATATGAAGAAGTTAAG GCTGGAGACCACACTCGGAAATTATACGAGCGAAAATGCAGCCAGCTGAGGAACCAAGATGTCAAGGGGAACGAGGGAGGCACAATAGACAAAACACGCGCTGCGGTTAAAGATTTGTACAGTCGGATCTTGGTTGCCATTCGAAGTGCAGAATCAATTTCAGAAAGAATTGAGAAACTCAGAGATGAAGAGTTGCAGCCTCAAATCATTGAACTCTTACACGG CATGATGAACATGTGGAAGGTTATGTTGGAATCACATGAAATTCAAAACAAAATCATGTCTGAAGTCAAACTGTTTACATGTCCAACATACGGGAAATTCTCAAACAACACGCACCGTCTCGCAACCCTGCAGCTGGAGGCTGAATTTCAGAACTGGCGGACATGTTTCCGAGACTATCTCACCGCACAAAAACAATACGTCGGAGCTCTTTACAGTTGGCTATCAAAGTTCATAGTTCCAGAAGTCGAATTCTACTCAAAAAGTAGGAACACATCTCAACCTTTTCAGACAACAAACGGGCCCCCCTTGCTCATGATTTGTCAAGATTGGTTCAACTTTATGGACAAACTGCCAGACAGATCGGTTTATGTTGCCATGAGAAGCTTCTCAAAGGATTTACACTCTTTATGGATTCAACAAGGAAAAGAGCAAGACCAAAAGCGAAAAGTTGATAGCTTGTCGAAAGAACTCGACCGCAAGATTCTTGCTTTTCAGAAAACTGAAAACCGAGTCTTTGAAACCAAGCTCCCGAGTCTCGAGCTTTGTGAGCTCGAGGTTGACCAAAAAGCAGATTACTTGAAACAAAGAAAAGAGTATTTAGACGAGTTAAGAGCAAAAGTGGAACTGGAAAGAGGAAAACATCAAAGTTGTATGCAAGAAACTCAAAGGATCACGTTAAACGGATTCCAAACAGGGTTTTGTCGGGTTTTCGAGGCGTCAATAGAGTTCTCAAAAGGGTCACTAAAGATGTACAGTGATCTTGTTGGCATTCGCGAGAACCCTGAAAAGGTTGACAACTCGTCTTATATCCAAGAAGATGGGAGCAGCAGATGA